A region of Acidimicrobiales bacterium DNA encodes the following proteins:
- a CDS encoding cytochrome P450 yields the protein MTELEGIDLLAETWGRGIPHDQFDRLRREAPVYWHPEPDDTGFWAVTKHADVRQISHDWETFSSELGATFIPTQDEESMAQLSLSILNMDPPKHNRVRRLVSRAFTPRMVARLVEDIEQRAERVIDDVIDRGEAEFVSEIAGQVPVQMICEMIGLEKEEWPRMFEASNLLIGSRDDPEYAHVNPELASMEVYALCDAVAEDRRQNPRDDLMTALVEAELDGERLDNMELNLFFISLVVAGNETTRNLINLSLLALLDNPDQAQRLRDDPSLWDTGVEEMLRYGSSIHNFRRTVRHDTELRGVPLKAGDKVVMYYASANRDEDVFDDPHTFDVGRTPNDHVTFGGGGVHYCLGASLARAEIKATMRQIVDRLPNIELAGPPARLRSDFVNGIKRMPVTW from the coding sequence ATGACCGAGCTCGAGGGGATCGACCTCCTCGCCGAGACCTGGGGCCGGGGCATCCCCCACGACCAGTTCGACCGCCTCCGCCGCGAGGCCCCCGTCTACTGGCACCCCGAGCCCGACGACACCGGGTTCTGGGCCGTCACCAAGCACGCCGACGTCCGCCAGATCAGCCACGACTGGGAGACCTTCTCCAGCGAACTGGGCGCCACCTTCATCCCCACCCAGGACGAGGAGTCGATGGCGCAGCTCAGCCTGTCGATCCTCAACATGGACCCGCCCAAGCACAACCGGGTCCGCCGCCTCGTCTCGCGGGCCTTCACGCCCCGGATGGTGGCCCGGCTGGTCGAGGACATCGAGCAGCGCGCCGAGCGGGTCATCGACGACGTCATCGACCGTGGCGAGGCCGAGTTCGTGTCCGAGATCGCCGGCCAGGTCCCCGTCCAGATGATCTGCGAGATGATCGGCCTGGAGAAGGAGGAGTGGCCGCGCATGTTCGAGGCCTCGAACCTCCTCATCGGGTCTCGTGACGACCCCGAGTACGCCCACGTCAACCCCGAGCTGGCCTCCATGGAGGTCTACGCCCTGTGCGACGCGGTCGCCGAGGACCGCCGCCAGAACCCCCGCGACGACCTCATGACCGCCCTCGTCGAGGCCGAGCTCGACGGCGAGCGCCTCGACAACATGGAGCTGAACCTCTTCTTCATCAGCCTCGTCGTGGCCGGCAACGAGACCACCCGCAACCTCATCAACCTCTCGCTGCTGGCGCTGCTGGACAACCCCGACCAGGCCCAGCGCCTCCGCGACGACCCGTCGCTCTGGGACACCGGGGTCGAGGAGATGCTCCGGTACGGCTCGTCGATCCACAACTTCCGCCGCACCGTCCGCCACGACACCGAGCTCCGCGGCGTGCCCCTCAAGGCCGGCGACAAGGTCGTCATGTACTACGCGTCGGCCAACCGCGACGAGGACGTCTTCGACGACCCGCACACCTTCGACGTGGGCCGCACCCCGAACGACCACGTGACCTTCGGCGGCGGCGGCGTGCACTACTGCCTGGGCGCCAGCCTGGCCCGGGCCGAGATCAAGGCCACCATGCGCCAGATCGTCGACCGCCTCCCGAACATCGAGCTGGCGGGTCCCCCCGCCCGGCTCCGCAGCGACTTCGTCAACGGCATCAAGCGGATGCCCGTCACCTGGTGA
- a CDS encoding TetR/AcrR family transcriptional regulator — protein MATQGERRADTRRRLLLAAAELFAERGVDGTSIDAIAERADRTSGAVYDHFGGKAGVLFALLDTWVEELGVVIGAELATATTLEERLGVLWRNVSEPVVGGDRWISLELELWTHAARNPDAREHLVRRYRGAWRGIVALADRSGDASPEVGPAVIGVLLGLELMRRVDPATVTDELAVSALVGVVAGTTHAIDPMTGAATS, from the coding sequence GTGGCCACCCAGGGGGAACGGCGGGCCGACACCCGCCGCCGGCTGCTGCTCGCCGCAGCGGAGCTCTTCGCGGAGCGCGGCGTCGACGGCACCTCCATCGACGCCATCGCCGAGCGGGCCGACCGCACCTCCGGTGCGGTGTACGACCACTTCGGCGGCAAGGCCGGGGTGCTCTTCGCCCTCCTCGACACCTGGGTGGAGGAGCTCGGCGTGGTGATCGGGGCCGAGCTGGCCACCGCCACCACCCTCGAGGAGCGCCTCGGCGTGCTGTGGCGCAACGTGTCCGAGCCGGTCGTGGGCGGCGACCGCTGGATCAGCCTCGAGCTCGAGCTGTGGACCCACGCGGCCCGCAACCCCGACGCCCGCGAGCACCTGGTGCGCCGCTACCGCGGCGCCTGGCGAGGCATCGTCGCCCTCGCCGACCGGTCGGGAGACGCCTCTCCTGAGGTTGGCCCCGCCGTCATCGGGGTGCTGCTGGGCCTCGAGCTCATGCGCCGCGTCGACCCCGCCACCGTCACCGATGAGCTCGCCGTCAGCGCCCTCGTGGGCGTCGTGGCGGGCACCACCCATGCGATCGACCCCATGACAGGAGCAGCAACCTCATGA